One Terriglobales bacterium genomic region harbors:
- a CDS encoding enoyl-CoA hydratase-related protein yields the protein MNFQTITLHESDRIALLTLNRPDKRNAVSYELIADLQQALDHVRGSSLQVLIITGAGKAFCSGMDLENLKALVGRTHEQNVEDSRTMARLFRSIYDFPKPTIAAVNGAAIAGGTGIATICDFTLATAEAKFGYTEVRIGFVPAIVSNFLVRQVGEKHARDLLLTGRIFGAEEALRLGLVNEIVDPAHLLARAHELAHTLMENSAASLRATKQLLSQNVNEELDRRIEASIEENARIRQTHDFREGITAFLEKRKPQWSGH from the coding sequence ATGAACTTTCAGACCATCACTTTGCACGAGAGCGATCGGATTGCTCTGCTCACACTAAATCGGCCAGACAAACGCAATGCCGTCAGCTACGAATTGATCGCCGATCTCCAGCAGGCGCTCGATCATGTGCGCGGCTCGAGTTTGCAGGTGCTGATCATCACCGGTGCAGGCAAAGCCTTCTGTTCCGGAATGGACCTCGAGAACCTCAAAGCACTGGTGGGGCGGACGCACGAGCAGAACGTGGAAGATTCGCGCACCATGGCTCGGCTTTTTCGATCGATCTACGATTTTCCGAAACCGACGATTGCCGCGGTGAACGGCGCGGCGATTGCCGGCGGTACGGGAATCGCCACCATTTGCGACTTCACGCTCGCCACTGCGGAAGCAAAGTTCGGATACACCGAAGTTCGAATCGGATTCGTTCCCGCCATCGTTTCTAATTTTCTAGTGCGGCAAGTTGGTGAGAAACACGCACGCGATCTGCTGCTGACCGGAAGAATCTTCGGAGCAGAAGAAGCGCTGCGCCTCGGGCTCGTGAATGAGATCGTTGACCCTGCTCATCTGCTCGCTCGCGCGCATGAGCTCGCGCACACGCTGATGGAGAACAGCGCCGCATCGCTGCGCGCGACCAAGCAGCTCCTGTCGCAAAACGTGAATGAAGAGCTTGACCGCCGGATTGAAGCTTCGATCGAGGAAAACGCGCGCATCCGCCAGACGCACGACTTTCGCGAAGGCATCACCGCATTCCTGGAAAAACGCAAACCGCAGTGGAGCGGGCATTGA
- a CDS encoding hydroxymethylglutaryl-CoA lyase, with protein sequence MEVKLIECPRDAWQGLKHQIPADTKAQYLRALIGAGFKHIDAVSFVSPKAVPQMADSEQVLKELDPPDDVEIIGIVVNEKGAERAIATDAVRTLGFPYSVSPTFLKNNQNQTLDESIDVLEAIEQKARDAGLGIVVYISMAFGNPYGDLWNVQEVIEAVDLLADMQIEQISLADTVGLASPQQIADLIGPIINRFGHLEIGTHLHSRPGDAKEKIKAAYNAGCRRFDSAVGGLGGCPFAQDELVGNIPTEAVIEALKELGAEVPIRKPLDNVLKMSQLIAMGSASSQLQ encoded by the coding sequence ATGGAAGTCAAACTCATCGAATGTCCGCGTGATGCATGGCAAGGTCTTAAGCACCAGATTCCTGCAGACACGAAAGCGCAGTATCTGCGCGCACTGATTGGAGCAGGATTCAAACACATCGACGCTGTCTCGTTCGTCTCGCCCAAAGCTGTTCCGCAGATGGCGGATTCGGAGCAGGTGCTGAAAGAGCTCGATCCTCCCGATGATGTCGAGATCATCGGAATCGTAGTGAACGAAAAAGGTGCGGAGCGGGCAATTGCCACCGATGCTGTGCGCACGCTGGGGTTTCCGTATTCAGTATCGCCGACGTTCCTCAAGAATAATCAGAATCAAACGCTCGATGAATCCATCGACGTTCTCGAAGCGATTGAACAAAAAGCCCGGGATGCCGGATTGGGAATCGTCGTGTACATCTCTATGGCTTTCGGCAACCCCTACGGCGATCTGTGGAACGTGCAGGAAGTGATCGAGGCAGTGGATCTGTTGGCCGACATGCAAATCGAACAGATCTCATTAGCAGACACGGTGGGCCTCGCCTCTCCCCAGCAGATTGCTGACCTTATTGGCCCAATCATCAATCGATTCGGTCACCTCGAAATCGGAACACATCTGCACAGCCGTCCTGGCGACGCGAAGGAGAAAATCAAGGCCGCGTACAATGCCGGATGCCGTCGTTTCGATTCGGCGGTCGGGGGCCTCGGTGGATGTCCCTTTGCCCAGGACGAGCTCGTGGGAAACATCCCGACTGAAGCGGTGATCGAAGCCTTGAAAGAGTTGGGAGCCGAAGTTCCGATTCGGAAGCCACTCGATAATGTTTTGAAGATGTCACAATTGATCGCCATGGGTTCGGCCTCATCGCAACTTCAATGA
- a CDS encoding acyl-CoA carboxylase subunit beta, with product MAESRVGPNPQNVITSSLDPSSPRFQKNARAMADLVGTIAREQEKIGEGGGTRAIDSQHAKGRLTARERIARLIDPKTELMELGSYAAYQMYEEWGGAPGAGVVTGLGRVHGRLFMLVVNDATVKAGAFFPVTAKKVIRAQNIAIENRIPTIYLVDSAGVFLPLQEDVFPDTDDFGRVFRNNAVMSAMGIPQITAIMGMCVAGGAYLPVMCDHILMTEGSGLFLAGPALVQAAIGMKYSAEELGGAKMHSQISGTVDYREPNDEACIARIRSLVEKMGARPSVPFSRVQSEEPALPKEQLLGIIDADPARPYDMKEIIGRIVDGSRFDEYRAEYGKTVLCGYARIGGFAVGIVANQKTNVQELDKHSGERRVEFGGVIYTESAEKAARFIMDCNQNLVPLIFLHDVNGFMVGRDAEWSGIIRAGAKLVNAVSNSVVPKISVIIGGSFGAGHYAMCGKAYDPRFVFAWPTARYAVMSGASAAGTLVEIKIKQLERGGKKLSESEKKELYESVKKTYDEQMDPRYGAARLWIDSIIDPLKTRDVLITALEAASLNPDIPKFSVGVLQT from the coding sequence ATGGCAGAGAGCCGCGTCGGTCCCAACCCGCAGAACGTCATCACCTCCAGTCTGGATCCAAGCTCACCTCGCTTTCAGAAGAACGCTCGCGCGATGGCCGACCTGGTCGGCACCATTGCGCGCGAACAGGAGAAGATTGGCGAAGGCGGTGGAACCAGGGCCATCGACTCACAACATGCAAAAGGAAGGCTCACCGCTCGTGAACGCATTGCGCGGCTCATCGATCCCAAAACGGAGCTGATGGAGCTAGGCAGCTATGCCGCTTATCAGATGTATGAAGAATGGGGCGGCGCTCCTGGAGCGGGGGTTGTAACTGGTCTCGGACGCGTGCATGGACGATTGTTCATGCTCGTCGTGAACGATGCCACCGTAAAAGCAGGGGCGTTCTTCCCAGTGACCGCGAAAAAGGTCATTCGCGCACAGAATATCGCCATCGAGAATCGCATTCCTACTATCTATCTGGTCGATTCAGCCGGAGTATTTCTCCCATTACAGGAAGATGTATTCCCAGACACCGACGATTTTGGCCGCGTCTTCCGCAACAATGCAGTCATGTCAGCGATGGGCATTCCGCAGATCACTGCCATTATGGGAATGTGCGTCGCCGGCGGCGCGTATCTGCCGGTTATGTGCGATCACATCCTCATGACTGAAGGCAGCGGGCTATTTCTCGCCGGTCCCGCGCTGGTCCAGGCTGCGATTGGGATGAAGTATTCAGCAGAAGAACTTGGCGGCGCGAAGATGCATTCGCAGATTTCCGGTACGGTGGATTATCGCGAGCCGAACGACGAAGCCTGCATCGCTCGTATTCGTTCGCTGGTCGAAAAGATGGGGGCGCGTCCGAGTGTACCGTTCAGCCGGGTTCAGAGCGAAGAGCCAGCTTTGCCTAAAGAACAACTGCTCGGGATCATCGATGCCGATCCCGCTCGGCCCTACGACATGAAGGAGATCATCGGACGGATCGTGGACGGCAGCCGCTTCGACGAATACAGGGCCGAGTACGGCAAAACGGTTCTGTGTGGATACGCGCGCATCGGCGGCTTCGCCGTGGGAATCGTCGCGAATCAGAAGACCAACGTGCAAGAGTTGGATAAACACTCGGGCGAGCGACGCGTCGAATTCGGCGGGGTCATCTATACCGAATCGGCAGAAAAAGCAGCCCGATTCATTATGGACTGCAATCAGAATCTCGTTCCTTTGATTTTTTTGCACGATGTAAACGGATTCATGGTGGGGCGTGACGCGGAATGGAGCGGCATCATTCGCGCGGGCGCCAAGTTGGTGAATGCCGTATCGAATTCTGTTGTGCCAAAGATTTCGGTGATCATTGGCGGCTCATTCGGTGCGGGACACTATGCCATGTGCGGCAAAGCCTACGATCCGCGATTTGTCTTCGCATGGCCCACAGCGCGATACGCGGTGATGAGTGGCGCGTCGGCCGCGGGAACTTTGGTTGAGATCAAAATCAAACAGCTCGAACGCGGCGGCAAAAAGCTGAGCGAGTCCGAAAAGAAAGAGCTGTACGAATCGGTGAAGAAGACTTACGACGAGCAAATGGATCCTCGTTACGGCGCCGCCCGACTATGGATCGATAGCATCATCGATCCATTGAAAACACGCGATGTTTTGATTACTGCACTGGAAGCGGCGTCCTTGAATCCCGATATCCCGAAGTTCAGTGTGGGAGTCTTGCAAACGTGA
- a CDS encoding penicillin acylase family protein: MTIIRDDWGIAHVYGKTDADAVFGAEYAQAEDDFNRVETNYINAMGRLAEAEGESKVYQDLRMKMFIDPETLQHDYATSPEWLKELMNAFADGLNFYLYKHPEVKPRVIQRFEPWMAMSFTEGSIGGDIERVNLKELQAFYGGVPPNSSTASMERDVEASGSNGIAISPANTADHHALLLINPHTDFFFRSELQMVSDQGLDAYGAATWGQFFIYQGFNDRIGWMHTSSGVDAIDEYLETVQKKGGRFFYKYGNEERPVIARVITVPYKTETGMAQRKFTVYRTHHGPIVREENGKWVSVRLMQKPIPQLIQSFTRTKARDYKSYLKTMELKANSSNNTIFADADGDIAYFHGNFIPKRDTRFDWTKPVDGSDPATEWQGELPVDQTPHLLNPKSGWLYNSNNAPWSAAGPSSPKKEDYPAYVEMGGETARGLHAVRVLEGKKDFTVDSIIAAAFDSYLPWFEKTIPALLKAWDALPSDDPLKAKLADQIGTLRSWDLRWGVDSIPTSLAVFWGEDVWRSAGRAGRNKGIATGDYVATSISPEQLLKSLSNAIDKLTADFGTWKTSWGAINRFQRVNDSIVPHFSDSDPSIPVGFTYSRWGSLASFSAKAYPGTKKWYGTAGNSFVAVVEFGDRIRARAVKVGGESGDPRSRHFDDEAERYSTGNLRDVYFYRSQLQGHTEREYHPGS; the protein is encoded by the coding sequence GTGACTATCATTCGCGACGATTGGGGCATTGCCCACGTGTATGGAAAAACCGATGCCGATGCGGTCTTCGGGGCCGAGTACGCGCAGGCGGAGGATGATTTCAATCGCGTCGAAACCAATTACATCAATGCGATGGGACGGCTAGCCGAGGCTGAGGGCGAGTCGAAGGTTTATCAGGATCTGCGGATGAAAATGTTCATCGATCCTGAAACCCTGCAGCACGATTACGCAACCAGCCCCGAATGGCTGAAGGAGTTGATGAATGCATTTGCGGACGGGCTTAACTTCTACCTCTATAAACATCCTGAAGTGAAACCGAGAGTCATCCAGCGGTTCGAGCCATGGATGGCGATGAGCTTCACCGAAGGCAGCATTGGCGGGGACATCGAGCGCGTAAATCTGAAAGAGCTGCAGGCGTTCTATGGCGGAGTTCCTCCGAATAGCTCGACCGCATCAATGGAACGCGATGTGGAAGCAAGTGGATCCAACGGCATCGCCATTTCTCCGGCCAACACGGCCGATCATCATGCGCTGCTTCTCATCAATCCGCATACCGACTTCTTTTTCCGCTCCGAGCTGCAGATGGTAAGCGACCAAGGCCTCGATGCCTATGGAGCCGCCACTTGGGGACAATTCTTCATTTATCAGGGTTTCAACGATCGGATTGGCTGGATGCATACCTCGAGCGGTGTGGACGCCATTGACGAATATCTTGAGACGGTGCAGAAGAAGGGAGGTCGATTCTTTTACAAATACGGGAATGAGGAGCGGCCCGTAATCGCACGCGTAATCACCGTGCCTTATAAGACCGAAACGGGAATGGCACAAAGGAAGTTTACGGTCTATCGCACGCATCATGGTCCGATCGTGCGTGAGGAAAATGGTAAATGGGTGAGCGTGCGACTGATGCAGAAACCAATCCCGCAGCTCATTCAGTCATTCACTCGCACGAAGGCGCGAGACTACAAGTCGTACTTGAAAACGATGGAGCTGAAGGCGAACTCGTCCAACAACACCATCTTCGCCGATGCCGACGGCGACATCGCCTACTTCCACGGCAACTTCATTCCGAAACGAGATACGAGATTCGATTGGACGAAGCCCGTCGATGGTAGCGATCCTGCAACGGAGTGGCAGGGAGAGCTACCGGTCGATCAAACTCCGCATCTGCTGAATCCCAAAAGCGGATGGCTCTACAACTCCAATAACGCTCCGTGGTCGGCGGCTGGGCCAAGCAGTCCGAAGAAAGAAGACTATCCTGCATATGTTGAAATGGGCGGCGAAACTGCACGCGGACTGCATGCTGTACGCGTCCTCGAGGGCAAGAAAGACTTCACAGTCGACTCGATCATCGCGGCTGCGTTCGATAGCTATCTGCCCTGGTTTGAGAAGACCATTCCGGCCCTCCTCAAGGCATGGGATGCGCTGCCGTCGGACGATCCTTTGAAGGCCAAGCTGGCGGACCAAATCGGAACTCTGCGCTCCTGGGATCTGCGCTGGGGTGTTGATTCGATTCCTACGTCCCTTGCAGTGTTCTGGGGTGAAGACGTCTGGCGCAGCGCAGGGCGGGCCGGGCGCAACAAAGGCATCGCAACCGGCGACTACGTCGCCACGAGCATTTCTCCGGAACAGTTGCTCAAATCTCTTTCCAATGCCATTGACAAGCTCACAGCCGATTTCGGTACCTGGAAAACTTCCTGGGGCGCCATAAATCGATTCCAGCGCGTCAACGACAGTATCGTTCCGCACTTCAGCGATTCCGACCCAAGCATTCCGGTCGGCTTCACCTACTCCCGCTGGGGATCGCTGGCTTCGTTCAGCGCCAAGGCATATCCGGGAACTAAGAAGTGGTACGGAACGGCTGGGAACAGCTTCGTTGCTGTGGTCGAGTTCGGAGATCGCATTCGGGCCAGGGCTGTGAAAGTTGGCGGCGAGAGTGGCGATCCTCGGTCTCGTCACTTCGACGATGAAGCCGAGCGCTACAGCACCGGGAATTTGCGGGACGTCTATTTCTACCGATCGCAGCTGCAGGGACACACCGAACGCGAATATCACCCCGGCAGCTAA
- a CDS encoding thioesterase family protein has protein sequence MTHPASPKVHEVRVRVRYAETDKMGVVYHANFFIWMEVGRVELMRSLGFDYRQMELEADCHLPVVDARCRYKSPAYYDEEIIIRTELRNFRGSLIHFGYAIVRQHDETVLAEGETTHLVVNSRMEKRTLPEPYRAAFEALML, from the coding sequence TTGACGCATCCGGCTTCGCCCAAAGTTCATGAAGTTCGCGTTCGCGTCCGCTACGCCGAGACCGACAAGATGGGCGTTGTTTACCACGCGAACTTCTTCATCTGGATGGAAGTCGGGCGCGTGGAGCTGATGCGCAGCCTCGGATTCGACTACAGGCAGATGGAACTCGAAGCCGATTGCCATCTGCCCGTTGTTGATGCGCGCTGCCGCTACAAATCTCCGGCGTATTACGACGAAGAGATCATCATCAGAACCGAGCTGCGCAATTTCCGCGGATCGCTAATTCATTTCGGCTATGCCATAGTGCGCCAGCATGACGAGACGGTTCTGGCCGAGGGCGAAACCACTCATCTGGTCGTAAACTCGAGAATGGAAAAGCGAACGCTTCCGGAACCGTATCGCGCAGCTTTCGAAGCGCTCATGCTGTAG